From one Cyprinus carpio isolate SPL01 chromosome B3, ASM1834038v1, whole genome shotgun sequence genomic stretch:
- the LOC109062946 gene encoding gastrula zinc finger protein XlCGF8.2DB-like: MTVCGSQQEFFCVFGHTVIKMEFIKEEREDVKTEDTFRVKQEDTEEQTDLMLLKEERIVQNETEENEQYETHHDFITGEESFSWPQIKETFSLKTAHKTGTTSYFTPFHSEKSFNEHGNLKVHTSVHSGGKTFPCQQCGKRFTQKVNLNRHLKVHTGEKPHICPECGKSFDRNGNLNRHMRVHTGEKPCTCKQCGKRFDQHGNLNRHMRVHTGEKPYTCQKCGKCFNHNVNLKVHMRVHTGEKPYTCKQCGVSFSHEGSLYRHMRVHTGEKPYTCQQCGVSFTLKGNLKVHMRIHTGKMPFTCQQCGKSFSRKENLNDHMIIHIGESPFICQLCGKSLNRNESLNSHMRIHMGENRFVCHQCGNGFN, encoded by the exons atGACAGTGTGTGGATCTCagcaggagtttttctgtgtgtttggacacactgttataaagatggagtttattaaagaagagagagaagatgtgaagactgaagacactttcagagtcaaacaagaagatactgaggaacaaacag ACCTTATGCTGCTGAAAGAAGAGCGCATTGTACAGAATGAAACAGAAGAGAATGAACAATATGAGACTCATCATGATTTTATAACCGGAGAAGAATCTTTCAGTTGGCCACAGATTAAAGAGACTTTCTCACTGAAAACCGCTCATAAAACAGGAACTACAAGTTATTTCACCCCTTTTCACTCTGAGAAGAGTTTCAAtgaacatggaaaccttaaagtccacacgAGCGTTCACTCTGGAGGGAAGACATTcccctgccaacagtgtggaaaaagattTACTCAAAAAGTAAACCTTAACAGGCACTTAaaagttcacactggagaaaagcctcaTATCTGccctgagtgtggaaagagtttcgaTCGTAATGGAAACCTTAATaggcacatgagagttcacactggagagaagccttgcacctgcaaacagtgtggaaagagatttgatcaacatggaaaccttaacaggcac atgagagttcacactggagagaagccttacacctgccaaaagtgtggaaagtgtttcaatCATAATGTAAACCTTAAagtgcacatgagagttcacaccggagagaagccttacacctgcaaacagtgtggagtCAGTTTCTCTCATGAAGGAAGCCTTTAcaggcacatgagagttcacactggagagaagccttacacctgccaacagtgtggagtcAGTTTCACACTcaaaggaaaccttaaagtccacatgagaattcacactggaaagATGCCttttacctgccaacagtgtggaaaaagtttcagtaGAAAAGAAAACCTTAATGACCACATGATAATTCATATAGGAGAGAGTCCTTTTATCTGCCAACTGTGTGGAAAAAGTTTAAACCGCAATGAAAGCCTTAACagtcacatgagaattcacatgGGAGAGAATCGTTTTGtgtgccatcagtgtggaaatgGTTTCAACTGA
- the LOC109110664 gene encoding gastrula zinc finger protein XlCGF8.2DB-like, whose amino-acid sequence MVVFIKEESEDVKIEDTFRVKQEDTEEQTDLMLLKEEHIVPNKTEEKEQYETTHDFKTEEESFSWPQIKETFSQKTAHRTGTTSYFTPFHCEKSLNEHGNLKVHMRVHTRGKLFTCQQCGKRFNQRVNLNRHLKVHTGKKPHNCPECGKGFDQHGNLNVHMRIHTGEKPYTCQQCGKCFSHNGNLKVHMRVHTGEKPYTCKQCGKSFDHHGNLNRHKRIHTGEKPFTCQQCGVSFTLKGSLKVHMRIHTGKKPFTCQQCGKGFSRKGTLNDHMIIHTGESPFICQLCGKSLNRKESLNKHMRIHTREKLYTCPQCGESFNLHGSLKAHMSSH is encoded by the exons atggtagtttttattaaagaggagagtgaagacgtgaagattgaagacACTTTtagagtcaaacaagaagatactgaggaacaaacag ACCTCATGCTGCTGAAAGAGGAGCACATAGTACCGAataaaacagaagagaaagaacAATATGAGACGACTCATGATTTTAAAACCGAAGAAGAATCTTTCAGTTGGCCACAGATTAAAGAGACTTTCTCACAGAAAACAGCTCATAGAACAGGAACTACAAGTTATTTCACCCCTTTTCACTGTGAAAAGAGTTTAAATGAACacggaaaccttaaagtccacatgagagttcacaccaGAGGGAAgcttttcacctgccaacagtgtggaaaaagattTAATCAAAGAGTAAACCTAAACAGGCACTTAAAAGTTCACACTGGAAAGAAGCCTCACAACTGCCCTGAGTGTGGAAAGGGTTTTGATCAACATGGAAACCTTAACgtgcacatgagaattcacactggagagaagccttacacctgccagcagtgtgggaagtgtttcagtcataatggaaaccttaaagtgcacatgagagttcacaccggagagaagccttacacctgcaaacagtgtggaaagagttttgatcATCATGGAAACCTTAACAGGCACaaaagaattcacactggagagaagcctttcacctgccaacagtgtggagtcAGTTTCACACTTAAAGGaagccttaaagtccacatgagaattcacactggaaagaagcctttcacctgccaacagtgtggaaaaggtTTCAGTAGAAAAGGAACCCTTAATGACCACATGATAATTCATACAGGAGAGAGTCCTTTTATCTGCCAGCTGTGTGGAAAAAGTTTAAACCGAAAAGAAAGCCTTAAcaaacacatgagaattcacacaaGAGAAAAACTTTAtacatgccctcagtgtggagaGAGTTTCAATCTACATGGAAGCCTTAAAGCCCACATGAGTTCACACTAG